One window from the genome of Nitrosospira multiformis encodes:
- the folE2 gene encoding GTP cyclohydrolase FolE2: MNDMNFPIADVQSVLDTRRIAINRVGIKAVRHPVTITDKDGSKQHTVAVFNMYVKLSHNIKGAHMSRFVEILNSHEREISVESFESILRAMVEKLEAESGGIEMTFPYFINKTAPVSRITSLLDYEVVFIGEIREGGYKFTMKVIVPVTSLCPCSKEISAYGAHNQRSHMSISICVNSFVWIEDLIRIAEGQASCELYGVLKRTDEKYVTEKAYDNPKFVEDTVRDVAAVLDQDARIDAYVVESENFESIHNHSAYALIERNKMKGRECSA, translated from the coding sequence ATGAATGACATGAATTTTCCCATTGCGGATGTCCAAAGCGTCCTGGATACCCGACGTATCGCAATCAATAGAGTGGGTATCAAGGCTGTTCGTCACCCGGTGACGATTACAGACAAGGATGGCAGCAAACAGCATACCGTCGCAGTATTCAATATGTATGTAAAGTTGTCTCATAATATAAAAGGCGCGCATATGTCGCGCTTTGTGGAGATACTCAATAGCCACGAGCGGGAAATTTCCGTTGAATCGTTTGAGAGTATTCTGCGAGCCATGGTAGAAAAGCTCGAAGCCGAATCCGGCGGTATCGAAATGACCTTTCCTTATTTCATCAACAAAACGGCGCCGGTTTCCCGGATAACAAGCCTGCTGGATTATGAGGTGGTTTTTATCGGAGAAATCAGAGAAGGAGGCTACAAGTTCACCATGAAGGTCATCGTGCCGGTGACCAGCCTGTGCCCGTGCTCCAAGGAGATTTCCGCTTACGGCGCGCACAATCAGCGCTCCCATATGTCGATCTCCATTTGTGTCAACAGCTTTGTCTGGATCGAGGATCTGATAAGAATCGCAGAAGGCCAGGCGTCATGCGAACTATATGGAGTGCTGAAACGTACGGATGAGAAATACGTTACCGAAAAGGCCTACGACAACCCGAAATTTGTCGAGGATACAGTACGCGATGTAGCTGCGGTCCTGGATCAAGACGCGCGCATAGACGCTTACGTGGTGGAATCCGAAAACTTTGAGTCCATTCACAATCATTCGGCTTATGCCCTGATCGAGCGGAATAAGATGAAGGGCCGAGAGTGCAGCGCTTAG
- the dxs gene encoding 1-deoxy-D-xylulose-5-phosphate synthase: protein MYPLLDTISVPSKLRRLERKLLPQLADELRRFLVESVAKTGGHLSSNLGTVELTIALHYVFNTPHDRLVWDVGHQTYAHKILTGRREGMSKLRMQGGVAGFPRRDESEYDAFGTAHSSTSISAALGMAVAAQREGKDRRAVAIIGDGAMSAGMAFEALNNAGAMNTNLLVILNDNDMSISRPVGALNNYLARLMSGQFYATARRAGEKMLGVVPPMLELAKRAEEHVKGMVTPSTLFEEFGFNYIGPIDGHDLDILVTTLNNIKHLNGPQFLHIVTRKGAGYKAAEEDPILYHGVAKFNPEAGIVPKAAGKPAYYQIFGDWLCDMAALDERLIGITPAMREGSGLVRFSEEYPDRYFDVGIAEQHAVTFAAGLACDGLKPVVAIYSTFLQRAYDQLIHDVAIQNLPVVFAIDRAGLVGADGPTHAGSFDLTYLRCIPNITVMTPADENECRQMLYTAFQMNTPTAVRYPRGVGTGIAPQKHMEALPVGRGEIRRNGEKIAFLAFGSMLRPCLEAAEELNATVVNMRFVKPLDEDLIASLTENHELLVTVEENTVMGGAGSAVLESLESRGFATPVLQLGLPDIFIDQGDPSQMLTDCGLDKAGIIRSVRSRLPE, encoded by the coding sequence ATGTATCCATTGCTTGATACCATCAGTGTTCCTTCTAAGTTGCGAAGGCTGGAACGCAAGTTGCTACCGCAGCTTGCGGATGAATTGCGCCGGTTCCTTGTTGAATCAGTAGCTAAAACAGGCGGACACCTATCGTCGAACCTTGGCACGGTCGAGTTGACCATCGCATTGCATTATGTTTTCAACACGCCCCATGACCGTTTGGTATGGGACGTTGGCCACCAGACCTACGCTCACAAGATACTTACCGGCCGTCGTGAAGGCATGAGCAAATTGCGAATGCAAGGCGGCGTCGCGGGATTCCCGCGCCGTGATGAAAGTGAATACGATGCATTCGGTACGGCACATTCCAGTACGTCCATCAGTGCCGCGCTCGGTATGGCGGTAGCGGCGCAACGGGAAGGAAAGGACCGGCGCGCGGTGGCTATTATCGGCGATGGTGCCATGAGCGCTGGCATGGCTTTCGAGGCGTTGAATAATGCTGGCGCCATGAACACTAATTTGCTGGTGATCCTCAACGACAATGACATGTCGATATCGCGTCCGGTAGGGGCGCTTAACAACTATCTGGCCAGACTCATGTCGGGGCAATTTTATGCAACCGCACGGCGTGCTGGCGAGAAAATGCTGGGTGTGGTGCCACCGATGCTGGAACTGGCCAAACGTGCGGAAGAGCACGTGAAAGGCATGGTAACGCCCAGCACTTTGTTTGAAGAATTCGGTTTCAATTATATCGGTCCCATCGATGGTCATGATCTTGACATATTGGTAACCACGCTCAACAACATAAAGCATCTTAACGGCCCCCAATTCCTGCACATAGTAACGCGCAAAGGCGCTGGCTATAAGGCGGCGGAAGAAGATCCGATTCTCTACCATGGTGTAGCCAAGTTTAATCCGGAGGCGGGCATTGTTCCTAAAGCCGCGGGTAAGCCTGCCTATTACCAGATTTTTGGGGATTGGCTGTGCGACATGGCGGCGTTGGATGAGCGCTTGATCGGAATTACACCAGCGATGCGCGAGGGCTCGGGGTTGGTGAGATTTTCCGAGGAGTATCCCGATCGTTATTTTGATGTCGGTATTGCCGAGCAGCACGCAGTCACTTTCGCGGCAGGCTTGGCCTGCGATGGCCTGAAGCCGGTAGTGGCCATTTATTCAACATTTCTGCAACGGGCCTACGATCAGTTGATTCACGACGTCGCGATCCAGAACCTGCCGGTGGTATTTGCCATAGACCGCGCCGGATTGGTAGGCGCGGATGGTCCTACTCATGCCGGCAGTTTTGATTTAACCTATTTGCGATGCATCCCGAATATTACCGTGATGACCCCTGCCGACGAGAATGAATGCCGTCAGATGCTCTATACCGCCTTTCAAATGAATACGCCGACAGCGGTACGATATCCACGGGGCGTGGGAACCGGCATAGCGCCGCAAAAGCACATGGAAGCACTCCCCGTGGGACGTGGCGAGATTCGCCGTAACGGAGAAAAAATCGCATTTCTGGCTTTTGGCAGCATGCTTAGACCCTGTCTGGAAGCGGCGGAAGAATTAAATGCGACCGTTGTTAATATGCGTTTTGTCAAACCATTGGACGAAGACCTGATTGCCTCTTTGACGGAGAATCACGAATTATTGGTGACGGTGGAAGAGAATACGGTGATGGGCGGAGCGGGCAGCGCGGTACTGGAGTCGCTTGAAAGCAGGGGCTTTGCCACTCCAGTGCTGCAATTGGGATTGCCGGATATTTTTATAGATCAAGGCGATCCTTCGCAAATGCTGACTGACTGCGGACTGGATAAGGCAGGAATCATCAGATCGGTCAGATCAAGACTTCCCGAGTAG
- the epsA gene encoding XrtB/PEP-CTERM-associated transcriptional regulator EpsA, whose product MGFFSSLSSDHLQRYARIIQEGIAVRGHLDLFRWLQGEVQHYLPHEIMLAAWGDFSSNFIRYDIVSALPGVRTVHLEPEVLLPLLRKLYNRWDELGRMACASSVRPDALYEDGGLQCSFGQALQGMHSSLMHGISDKRGRHDCLYVFFSSKDELDSSTLSAMEILLPYLDTALRRVAPLSYPSCAGGVLLADSLESEDHGLSERESEIMNWVKMGKTNAEIGSILSISAFTVKNHLQHIFKKLDVYNRMQAVSKIERSLSHG is encoded by the coding sequence ATGGGTTTTTTCTCTTCACTTTCTTCTGACCATCTTCAACGTTACGCCCGCATTATTCAGGAAGGGATAGCGGTGCGCGGCCATCTTGATCTGTTCAGATGGCTACAGGGAGAAGTTCAGCATTATCTGCCTCACGAGATCATGCTCGCCGCCTGGGGAGATTTCAGCTCGAATTTCATCCGGTACGACATCGTTTCCGCACTCCCTGGCGTTAGAACTGTTCACCTGGAACCGGAAGTTCTTTTACCGTTACTGCGGAAACTCTATAATCGGTGGGATGAACTGGGAAGGATGGCTTGCGCATCGAGCGTTCGACCGGATGCGCTATATGAAGATGGCGGTCTGCAATGCTCTTTTGGCCAAGCCTTGCAAGGCATGCATTCTTCCCTGATGCATGGCATCAGCGACAAGCGCGGGCGTCATGATTGTCTTTATGTATTTTTTAGTTCGAAAGATGAGCTCGACAGTTCCACGCTCAGCGCAATGGAAATTCTGCTGCCTTATCTGGATACGGCATTGCGCCGTGTGGCACCATTGTCGTATCCCTCTTGTGCGGGGGGAGTGCTGCTGGCGGATTCTCTGGAAAGCGAAGACCATGGATTGAGCGAGCGTGAAAGCGAAATAATGAACTGGGTCAAGATGGGCAAAACCAATGCCGAGATCGGCAGCATCCTCTCCATCAGCGCCTTCACCGTAAAAAACCACCTGCAGCATATCTTCAAAAAACTTGACGTTTATAACCGGATGCAAGCCGTATCCAAAATAGAGCGCAGCCTCAGCCATGGCTGA
- a CDS encoding undecaprenyl-phosphate glucose phosphotransferase: MAEANPTFSASTVSTHTKGPLGNNMLSAVEAILDPAVLALSLWLVSAGIEGELRPPYLILAVIVFSITFPGTSRLQFSIKRLIFDVLYSWFWVVLLLLLLGVATGYIAEFSSEALITWLWVAPLSQVGAHLALRASAPFLLMLQGPPQRAIIVGMNDQGAALASRIHETRYSKIELAGFFDDRSPSRLNQAANSELLGRLRELPGFVKENRIQYIYLSLPMASQPRILHVLDELKDTTASIYFVPDMFITDLIQGRSGAVCGTPVISVCESPFTGSNGIIKRASDIVLSLLILMLISPLLLIIALAIKLDSPGPVIFKQRRYGLDGEEILVYKFRSMRVCEDGETIHQAKKGDSRITRIGTFLRKSSMDELPQFINVLQGRMSIVGPRPHAVAHNEIYRNLIKGYMIRHKVKPGITGWAQVNGYRGETRTLDKMQARIDHDLDYLRNWSLRLDLHIILKTVIVVFKDRAAY; this comes from the coding sequence ATGGCTGAAGCCAATCCGACATTTTCCGCCTCTACGGTTTCTACCCATACCAAGGGACCGCTTGGCAACAACATGCTGAGCGCTGTCGAGGCCATTCTCGACCCTGCGGTACTGGCGTTATCACTCTGGCTGGTGAGCGCCGGTATTGAAGGAGAATTGCGGCCCCCCTACCTGATTCTTGCAGTGATCGTATTTTCGATCACCTTTCCGGGCACCTCGCGCCTGCAATTTTCAATCAAGAGATTGATTTTCGACGTTCTTTATAGCTGGTTCTGGGTGGTTTTGCTATTGCTGCTTCTGGGCGTTGCCACCGGCTATATAGCCGAATTCTCCAGCGAGGCGCTGATCACGTGGCTCTGGGTGGCGCCGCTGAGCCAGGTGGGCGCCCATCTGGCACTGCGGGCCAGCGCGCCCTTTCTGCTGATGCTGCAAGGGCCGCCGCAGCGCGCCATCATCGTCGGCATGAACGATCAGGGCGCCGCGCTGGCCAGCCGTATTCACGAGACGCGCTATTCGAAAATTGAACTGGCCGGGTTTTTCGATGATCGCAGCCCGAGCCGGCTCAACCAGGCCGCAAACAGCGAGTTGCTCGGCAGACTGCGCGAGCTTCCCGGTTTCGTCAAGGAAAACCGCATCCAGTACATCTATCTGTCGCTGCCGATGGCCTCGCAGCCGCGCATTCTCCATGTGCTCGACGAACTGAAAGACACCACCGCCTCCATCTACTTCGTGCCCGACATGTTCATCACCGACCTTATCCAGGGCCGCAGCGGAGCCGTTTGCGGCACGCCGGTCATCTCCGTGTGCGAATCGCCTTTCACCGGTTCCAACGGAATCATCAAGCGGGCCAGTGATATCGTCCTCTCCCTGCTCATCCTGATGCTGATCTCGCCGCTTCTGCTGATCATCGCCCTGGCCATCAAGCTGGATTCCCCCGGTCCCGTCATTTTCAAACAGCGCCGCTACGGCCTCGATGGAGAAGAAATCCTGGTCTACAAATTCCGCTCGATGCGGGTGTGCGAAGATGGCGAGACCATTCACCAGGCAAAAAAAGGCGATAGCCGCATCACGCGCATCGGTACTTTTCTGCGCAAGAGCTCGATGGACGAATTGCCGCAATTCATCAACGTCCTGCAGGGGCGCATGAGTATCGTCGGGCCCCGGCCGCATGCCGTGGCGCACAACGAAATCTACCGCAATCTGATCAAAGGCTACATGATCCGCCACAAGGTCAAGCCCGGCATCACCGGCTGGGCCCAAGTCAACGGCTACCGCGGTGAAACCCGGACGCTCGACAAGATGCAGGCGCGCATCGATCACGATCTCGATTATCTGCGCAACTGGTCGCTGCGGCTCGACCTGCACATCATCCTGAAAACCGTCATCGTAGTCTTCAAGGATCGGGCCGCATACTGA
- the epsL gene encoding XrtB/PEP-CTERM-associated polysaccharide biosynthesis outer membrane protein EpsL: MLLLNLSHYYRRWLAIAILIMLPLFARNAEADARDTFNLNVGTNIMYDSNVFRLSPVIDPVTILGQPTKSDQIITSTAALSLNKFYGLQRFEANGSIVDNRYHNFDFLNFIGKNYLAAWHWQLTPYLHGKLSSDYKESLNNFANLTGFINSTNRNLRTDTNQRFDGIFEINRALHVVGGVSEAKLENSQLTVQDFDNKVLSVEGGLRYVFPSGSSLTYKTRIGDGDFFKRPQPITSSLFDTGFKETEHGLQLIWPVTIKTSIDARIAHLDRKHDHFSQRNFAGFVGNFDFNWNVTSKTRLTASWTRTLSNFQTAATFQLTQFQPFSSSYAATNRLSLMPVWQISEKTTLRLRYDYITRDFLGAVIPIPGDHRTDTQHTGLIAMDWQPLNSLFVSASLQRDHRSSNLETYKYDNTIATISARLNF, translated from the coding sequence ATGTTGCTGCTGAATCTTTCCCATTATTATCGCCGTTGGCTGGCAATTGCCATCTTGATAATGCTACCGCTATTTGCCCGAAATGCCGAGGCTGATGCTAGAGACACGTTCAATCTGAATGTGGGTACAAATATTATGTACGACAGTAACGTTTTTCGTTTATCACCCGTTATCGATCCAGTTACTATTTTAGGCCAACCTACTAAATCCGATCAAATCATCACCTCCACGGCGGCACTCAGTCTGAACAAATTTTATGGATTGCAGCGTTTCGAGGCTAATGGCAGCATTGTCGATAATCGCTACCATAATTTTGATTTTCTGAATTTTATCGGAAAAAATTATTTAGCGGCGTGGCATTGGCAACTTACTCCTTATCTTCATGGTAAATTGAGTAGCGATTACAAAGAGTCACTTAACAACTTCGCCAACCTTACGGGATTCATCAACTCGACTAACCGCAATCTTCGTACTGACACTAATCAGCGTTTTGACGGCATTTTCGAAATCAACCGCGCTTTACATGTTGTCGGCGGCGTTTCCGAAGCCAAACTAGAGAATAGCCAGCTTACGGTGCAGGATTTTGACAATAAAGTTCTTTCCGTCGAGGGAGGACTTCGTTACGTCTTCCCCTCCGGCAGCTCGCTTACCTATAAAACGAGAATCGGTGACGGGGATTTCTTTAAACGACCGCAGCCGATTACCTCCAGTCTCTTCGATACCGGTTTTAAGGAAACGGAACATGGACTCCAATTAATCTGGCCGGTTACTATCAAGACTTCCATTGATGCACGGATTGCACATTTAGATCGTAAACACGACCATTTTTCCCAGCGCAATTTCGCTGGTTTCGTAGGTAATTTTGATTTCAACTGGAATGTCACCAGCAAAACCCGGCTTACCGCAAGTTGGACGCGTACTCTCTCCAATTTTCAGACCGCAGCGACCTTCCAGCTTACCCAATTCCAGCCTTTCTCCAGCAGCTATGCAGCAACTAATCGCCTCTCTCTGATGCCCGTCTGGCAGATTAGCGAAAAAACAACATTGCGTCTTCGCTACGATTATATAACCCGTGACTTCCTTGGTGCCGTCATTCCCATCCCTGGCGATCACCGCACCGACACGCAGCATACCGGCCTCATCGCGATGGACTGGCAACCATTGAACTCGCTCTTCGTTAGCGCCTCGCTACAAAGGGATCATCGCTCGTCCAATCTCGAAACCTACAAGTATGACAATACTATCGCCACTATTTCGGCTAGACTCAATTTTTGA
- a CDS encoding polyprenyl synthetase family protein, whose product MITDFQDWARSRQVRIETSLQTLLPAADIPPERLHDAMRYTVLGGGKRVRPLLSFAAGELNNADEERVTIAAVAVELIHAYSLVHDDMPCMDDDVLRRGKPTCHVEYDQATALLAGDSLQSLAFQLLAEYRLADSPQMQLEMIKRLAQAAGSRGMAGGQAVDLASVGKTLSLPELEFMHIHKTGALIRAAVMLGAYCGNSLNESQLTSLDHFAKCIGLAFQVVDDLLDAEATTATLGKTAGKDAENNKPTYVSILGSSRARELAEELRRDAYQSLEVFGATAERLRQLTDFIIHREF is encoded by the coding sequence CAGATATTCCTCCCGAGCGCCTGCATGACGCCATGCGTTATACCGTTCTGGGTGGGGGAAAGCGAGTGCGCCCGCTGCTTTCATTCGCCGCTGGAGAATTGAACAACGCGGATGAAGAGCGTGTAACGATCGCGGCGGTGGCGGTGGAGCTGATACATGCTTATTCACTGGTACATGACGATATGCCTTGCATGGATGACGATGTACTGAGGCGGGGTAAGCCTACATGTCATGTAGAATACGATCAAGCTACGGCGTTGCTGGCAGGAGACAGTTTGCAAAGTCTTGCCTTTCAATTGCTGGCTGAGTATCGCTTGGCGGATAGCCCTCAAATGCAGCTGGAAATGATCAAGCGGCTGGCACAGGCAGCGGGCTCGCGGGGTATGGCGGGTGGACAGGCGGTTGATCTCGCCAGTGTTGGCAAGACATTGAGTCTGCCGGAACTGGAATTTATGCATATTCATAAAACCGGGGCGCTTATTCGGGCCGCGGTAATGCTCGGTGCCTATTGCGGCAACAGCTTGAACGAGAGTCAACTGACAAGTCTTGATCACTTCGCCAAATGCATTGGTCTTGCCTTCCAGGTGGTCGACGATTTGCTGGATGCCGAGGCTACCACTGCGACCTTGGGCAAAACTGCGGGCAAGGATGCCGAAAACAACAAACCTACCTATGTAAGTATCCTGGGAAGCAGCCGGGCGCGTGAGCTGGCCGAGGAATTGCGGCGCGACGCATACCAGTCGCTGGAGGTTTTTGGTGCAACGGCGGAACGATTACGGCAACTCACCGATTTCATCATCCACCGAGAATTTTGA